A portion of the Andreesenia angusta genome contains these proteins:
- a CDS encoding ABC-F family ATP-binding cassette domain-containing protein, whose amino-acid sequence MINVNNVSLQFSDKKLFDEVNLKFNPGNCYGIIGANGAGKSTFLRILSGELDPTTGEVSVAKNCRMSVLKQDHYRYDENEVLETVIMGNERLYQIMKEKDELYAKPDFSDEDGIKASELECEFAELDGWEAESEASSLLQGLGIGTEDHYKKVADLSGAEKVKVLIAQALFGKPGILILDEPTNHLDIKSINWLEEFLINFEGTVIVVSHDRHFLNQVCTHIADIDFGKIKLFVGNYDFWYESSQLALQMMKDQNKKKEEKVKQLQEFIARFSANASKSKQATSRKKLLDKITLDDLQPSTRRYPFVGFNIEREVGKEILSVEKLCKTIDGVKVLDDLSFTVNKDDKIALVSENELANTTLLKILSGELEPDSGSFKWGVTITTSYFPKDNSAFFEGSKLNLIDWLRQYSEEKSESYLRGFLGRMLFSGEEALKNVSVLSGGEKVRCMLSKMMLSNSNVLMLDQPTNHLDLESITAVNNGLRDYKSVLLFTSHDHQFIQTIANRIIDIRPDSVLDKMMEYDEFIEKYK is encoded by the coding sequence TTGATAAATGTAAACAATGTAAGTCTTCAGTTCAGCGATAAAAAGCTGTTTGACGAAGTAAACTTGAAATTCAACCCTGGCAACTGCTACGGAATAATCGGTGCCAACGGAGCCGGAAAATCCACTTTCCTCAGAATACTCTCTGGAGAGCTCGACCCTACTACAGGAGAGGTAAGTGTAGCCAAGAATTGCAGGATGTCGGTCTTGAAACAGGACCACTATAGATATGACGAAAATGAGGTGCTCGAGACTGTAATAATGGGAAATGAGCGTCTATACCAGATAATGAAGGAAAAAGACGAGCTCTATGCAAAGCCTGACTTCTCGGACGAAGACGGCATAAAGGCATCTGAGCTTGAGTGCGAGTTTGCAGAGCTAGATGGATGGGAAGCCGAATCGGAAGCTTCATCTCTTCTTCAAGGTCTTGGAATCGGCACAGAGGACCATTACAAGAAAGTAGCCGATCTAAGTGGAGCTGAAAAAGTCAAAGTGCTAATTGCCCAAGCTCTTTTCGGAAAGCCTGGCATACTAATCCTGGACGAGCCTACTAACCACCTGGACATAAAGTCTATAAACTGGCTTGAGGAATTCCTTATAAACTTCGAGGGAACTGTAATAGTCGTATCGCACGACAGACACTTCCTAAACCAGGTCTGCACTCATATAGCTGATATAGACTTTGGAAAGATAAAGCTGTTTGTAGGAAACTACGACTTCTGGTACGAGTCGAGCCAGCTGGCGCTTCAGATGATGAAAGACCAAAATAAGAAAAAGGAAGAAAAGGTAAAGCAACTTCAGGAGTTCATAGCTAGATTCAGCGCCAATGCCTCTAAGTCCAAGCAGGCCACTTCGCGTAAGAAACTGCTAGACAAGATAACGCTAGACGACCTACAGCCTTCAACTAGAAGATATCCTTTCGTGGGCTTCAATATCGAAAGAGAAGTCGGAAAAGAGATACTGAGCGTAGAGAAGCTCTGCAAGACTATAGACGGGGTCAAAGTGCTTGACGACCTTAGCTTCACAGTGAACAAAGACGACAAGATAGCGCTTGTCTCGGAAAACGAGCTTGCCAACACTACTCTTTTAAAGATACTTTCCGGGGAGCTTGAGCCTGACAGCGGATCTTTCAAATGGGGTGTGACTATAACTACTTCTTACTTCCCTAAAGACAACTCAGCTTTCTTTGAAGGAAGCAAGCTCAACCTCATAGACTGGCTAAGACAGTACTCTGAAGAGAAGTCTGAAAGCTACCTAAGAGGATTTTTGGGAAGAATGCTCTTCTCGGGTGAAGAGGCACTTAAAAACGTAAGCGTGCTGTCTGGAGGAGAGAAAGTGAGATGTATGCTGTCTAAGATGATGCTTTCCAACTCCAATGTGCTTATGCTGGACCAGCCTACAAACCACTTGGACCTTGAGTCTATAACTGCTGTAAACAACGGGCTTAGAGACTACAAGAGCGTGCTGCTATTTACATCTCATGACCACCAGTTTATACAGACTATAGCTAATAGGATAATCGACATACGCCCTGACTCTGTGCTTGACAAGATGATGGAGTACGATGAGTTTATAGAGAAATATAAATAG
- a CDS encoding DsbA family protein → MFIKRFNYQPGCECSNFENSVFYEDSFKGLEKYKVNILYYTDPMCCACWAMEPVLRKLTEEYGNHFNLVLKMGGLLEDWNCVSDSDFSKPEDLESHWKEVGDMYGMPISGAVWRNDPLHSSYPPSLAYIAAKKQGETLARVFFRKLRESLFIYDVNISLEENLLEIASLSGLDESRFLSDFRNPRTKESLHSEIAESRALGINTFPTLVFIGDDDRSHSISGVRPYETYVFLLKEIMGYLPEKRRLNYSLSELFEKYDLLSLREISCLTDLPMQSVTSELGDLVVRKAIEPVKVHSSFYWKKASS, encoded by the coding sequence ATGTTTATCAAGAGATTTAACTATCAGCCTGGATGTGAGTGTTCTAATTTTGAGAATTCTGTATTCTACGAAGATTCTTTCAAAGGACTCGAAAAATACAAAGTGAATATACTGTACTACACCGATCCAATGTGCTGCGCCTGCTGGGCCATGGAACCGGTGCTCAGAAAATTAACAGAGGAGTACGGGAATCATTTCAACCTCGTGCTCAAGATGGGCGGGCTCTTAGAGGACTGGAACTGTGTTTCGGATTCAGATTTTTCAAAGCCTGAAGATCTGGAATCCCATTGGAAAGAGGTGGGGGATATGTACGGGATGCCTATAAGCGGTGCTGTATGGAGAAACGATCCACTTCACTCCTCTTACCCGCCGTCTCTGGCCTATATAGCCGCAAAAAAGCAAGGCGAAACACTGGCTCGCGTCTTCTTTAGGAAGTTGAGAGAATCTCTCTTCATATACGACGTAAACATATCCCTAGAGGAGAATTTGCTGGAAATAGCTTCGCTCTCGGGACTGGACGAATCCAGGTTTCTTTCAGATTTCAGAAACCCCAGGACGAAAGAGTCTCTGCACTCAGAGATCGCCGAGTCAAGGGCCTTGGGAATAAATACCTTCCCCACGCTTGTATTCATAGGTGACGATGACCGGAGCCACTCTATAAGTGGAGTGCGCCCCTATGAAACATATGTATTCCTGCTCAAGGAGATTATGGGATATCTGCCTGAAAAGAGGCGGCTCAACTACTCTCTCTCTGAGCTGTTTGAAAAGTACGACCTTCTCTCTCTCAGGGAGATCTCGTGTCTTACAGATCTGCCTATGCAGAGCGTGACTTCTGAGCTGGGCGACCTAGTCGTCAGGAAGGCTATAGAGCCTGTAAAGGTCCACTCTTCTTTTTACTGGAAAAAAGCCTCCTCTTAA
- a CDS encoding sigma-70 family RNA polymerase sigma factor — protein MGKIKIKGIYTRRQVIGMSSDAYINRMREADYENYTFKDNIDLIREYKRTGDKDILEIIIIVNYSLLKKQARKYARVIEGSCLSEDDLIQMGYIGLMRAIEKFDISKNNSFSTYALYWIKQSMTREISNKNNSIRIPVYMVEQMLKLRKFEEDLDEDIGEEEKANLIEEKLDIDRDRYNEIKDYEKLFGGRLTSLDIEIGEEDSISLSDIISSDDSEDIVFDEIAINLLRENIMLGLRALSEREADILKLRYGIEDGNERTLEEIGQKYGLTRERIRQIEAKALWKLRNKKKIADLKDW, from the coding sequence TTGGGAAAAATAAAAATAAAGGGTATATATACTAGAAGGCAGGTGATAGGAATGAGCTCAGATGCTTATATAAACAGAATGAGAGAGGCAGACTATGAAAACTATACTTTCAAGGATAATATAGATTTGATCAGAGAGTATAAGCGGACAGGGGACAAGGACATACTGGAGATAATAATAATAGTCAACTACAGTCTGCTAAAAAAGCAGGCTAGAAAGTATGCAAGGGTAATAGAGGGCTCTTGCCTTAGCGAGGACGACTTGATCCAGATGGGATATATAGGGCTTATGAGGGCTATAGAGAAGTTCGACATATCTAAGAACAACAGCTTTTCTACCTATGCGCTATACTGGATAAAACAGAGCATGACGAGGGAGATCTCAAACAAGAACAACTCAATAAGAATCCCTGTATACATGGTGGAACAGATGCTGAAGCTTAGAAAGTTCGAGGAAGATCTTGACGAGGACATAGGTGAAGAAGAGAAGGCGAACTTGATAGAAGAGAAGCTGGACATAGACAGAGACAGGTACAATGAGATAAAGGACTACGAGAAACTATTCGGGGGAAGGCTGACTTCTCTGGACATAGAGATCGGGGAAGAGGACAGCATATCGCTTTCGGATATAATATCGAGCGACGACTCTGAGGACATAGTGTTTGACGAGATAGCCATAAACCTGCTCAGAGAGAATATAATGCTCGGACTGAGGGCTCTGTCGGAGAGGGAGGCAGATATACTTAAACTCAGATACGGCATAGAAGACGGGAATGAAAGGACGCTTGAGGAGATAGGACAGAAGTACGGCCTGACTAGAGAGCGCATAAGGCAGATAGAGGCCAAGGCACTTTGGAAGCTCAGAAACAAGAAGAAGATAGCGGATCTGAAAGACTGGTAG